A region of Rhodospirillales bacterium DNA encodes the following proteins:
- a CDS encoding type II toxin-antitoxin system RelE/ParE family toxin, which yields MAGAWEVRLSRAAEADLQNVYGWTADRFGDAQTAIYSRIVSGALAALADGPRTPGARRRDDVGAGLFTMHASGRGRRARHLFLFRLGRHDGDRIVEVPRVLHDSMDLPRHVPPMDEG from the coding sequence GTGGCCGGCGCTTGGGAGGTCCGCCTCTCGAGGGCGGCGGAGGCCGATCTCCAGAATGTCTACGGCTGGACGGCCGACCGTTTCGGCGACGCGCAAACGGCGATCTATTCCCGGATAGTGTCCGGCGCGCTCGCGGCGCTGGCCGATGGGCCGCGAACGCCGGGCGCGCGGCGGCGCGACGATGTCGGCGCCGGCCTGTTCACCATGCACGCGTCCGGGCGTGGACGGCGCGCGCGCCATCTCTTCCTCTTCCGGCTTGGTCGACACGACGGTGACCGGATCGTGGAGGTGCCGCGGGTCCTTCACGATTCGATGGATCTTCCGCGGCATGTGCCGCCCATGGACGAGGGCTGA
- a CDS encoding type II toxin-antitoxin system ParD family antitoxin: MPTRNVVLTQRQADLVDELVSSGRYQNASEVLRDGLRMVESRDAEERAKLKALREAAKIGIADMEAGRYRSFNTPAALRAHVENLAKEVIARRRRGV; encoded by the coding sequence ATGCCGACGCGGAATGTCGTCCTGACGCAACGTCAAGCCGATTTGGTAGACGAGCTTGTGTCGTCGGGGCGCTATCAGAACGCCAGCGAGGTGCTGCGCGACGGGCTGCGCATGGTCGAGAGCCGCGACGCAGAGGAGCGCGCGAAACTCAAGGCGCTCCGCGAGGCCGCGAAGATCGGCATCGCCGACATGGAGGCGGGCAGGTACCGGAGCTTCAATACGCCGGCGGCTCTGCGCGCGCATGTCGAGAATCTCGCGAAGGAAGTGATAGCGCGGCGGCGCAGAGGCGTCTGA
- a CDS encoding pyridoxamine 5'-phosphate oxidase family protein: protein MSTITSITELEALYGAPGEASTVKEVDWITPQYRAYIEAAPFVSLATAGPEGLDCSPRGDQRGFVRVRDEKTLLMPDRRGNNRIDSLRNIVRDPRVALLFLIPGVGNTLRVNGRAVLSAEPALLESFAVDGKAPRSVIVLTVDAVYFQCARALVRSELWNPARHVAPSSLPSAGQILAALSQDRVGGATYDAEWPERARKTMW from the coding sequence ATGTCCACGATCACGTCGATCACCGAGCTGGAGGCGCTCTACGGCGCGCCGGGGGAGGCCTCGACCGTGAAGGAGGTCGACTGGATCACGCCGCAGTACCGCGCCTACATCGAGGCCGCGCCGTTCGTGTCGCTGGCGACGGCGGGCCCGGAGGGATTGGATTGCTCGCCGCGCGGCGACCAGCGCGGCTTCGTGCGCGTGCGCGACGAGAAGACCCTGCTGATGCCCGACCGGCGGGGCAACAACCGCATCGACTCGCTGCGCAACATCGTGCGCGACCCCAGGGTCGCGCTGCTGTTCCTGATCCCCGGCGTCGGCAACACGCTGCGCGTCAACGGCCGCGCGGTCCTCAGCGCCGAGCCGGCGCTGCTGGAGTCGTTCGCGGTCGACGGCAAGGCGCCCCGCTCGGTGATCGTGCTGACGGTCGACGCGGTCTATTTCCAGTGCGCCCGCGCGCTGGTCCGCTCGGAGCTGTGGAATCCCGCCCGCCACGTCGCGCCATCGAGCCTGCCCAGCGCCGGCCAGATCCTCGCCGCGCTCAGCCAGGACCGCGTCGGCGGCGCCACCTACGACGCCGAGTGGCCGGAACGGGCGCGCAAGACGATGTGGTGA
- a CDS encoding gamma-glutamylcyclotransferase: MDVPRAAARRPGYPASSVAPVAARPGWVFAYGSLMWNPGFATTETMGARLAGWHRAFCIRSEHYRGTPEAPGLILGLLPGGTCRGMVHRLPRDGHDAVRRYLWDREILNDGVYVETVRPVTLAGGARVEALVYLANRDHRQYAGKLPHADAAPLIRRGVGATGSNLDYLANTVERLDALGFHEPSLRALLAAARLPSETAAP; encoded by the coding sequence ATGGACGTCCCGAGGGCCGCCGCGCGCCGGCCCGGCTACCCCGCCTCGAGCGTGGCCCCGGTCGCCGCGCGGCCGGGCTGGGTGTTCGCCTACGGTTCGCTGATGTGGAACCCGGGCTTCGCCACGACGGAGACCATGGGCGCGCGCCTGGCCGGTTGGCACCGCGCCTTCTGCATCCGGTCGGAGCACTACCGCGGCACGCCCGAGGCGCCCGGCCTGATCCTCGGCCTGCTGCCCGGCGGCACCTGCCGCGGCATGGTCCACCGCCTGCCGCGCGACGGCCACGACGCCGTCCGCCGCTATCTCTGGGACCGCGAGATCCTCAACGACGGCGTCTATGTCGAGACCGTGCGGCCGGTGACCCTGGCCGGTGGCGCGCGGGTCGAGGCGCTGGTCTACCTCGCCAACCGCGACCATCGGCAATACGCCGGCAAGCTGCCGCACGCCGACGCCGCGCCGCTGATCCGCCGCGGCGTCGGCGCCACCGGCAGCAACCTCGACTACCTCGCCAACACCGTCGAGCGCCTCGACGCGCTGGGCTTCCACGAGCCGTCGCTGCGCGCCCTGCTCGCCGCCGCGCGGCTTCCATCGGAAACCGCCGCGCCGTAG
- a CDS encoding OmpA family protein yields MISRLVPLAALGLCAALAGATAQTPPKPATPPTSAPMITPGARTEPPVPAPATTAPAAPAATAAPTPVPPTQLQAEFAVAVGDTVMFNYQSKDLTLRSLKILDNQAVWLKGRADLKITVEAYCDDDLEGAKAREFCLSRGREVRDYLVKQGVAAERITVVAFEDAPAPRRAAKAEAKPDAKPDPKKAGKSEKARKGNRRAVTRVTA; encoded by the coding sequence ATGATCTCCCGCCTCGTTCCGCTCGCAGCCCTCGGCCTGTGCGCCGCCCTCGCGGGCGCCACGGCCCAGACGCCGCCCAAACCCGCGACGCCGCCGACCAGCGCGCCGATGATCACGCCGGGCGCGCGCACCGAGCCGCCGGTGCCGGCGCCCGCCACCACGGCTCCTGCGGCGCCGGCCGCGACCGCCGCGCCCACGCCGGTGCCGCCGACCCAGCTCCAGGCCGAGTTCGCCGTGGCCGTCGGCGACACGGTGATGTTCAACTACCAGTCCAAGGACCTGACGCTGCGGTCGTTGAAGATCCTCGACAACCAGGCCGTCTGGCTGAAGGGCCGCGCCGATCTGAAGATCACGGTCGAGGCCTATTGCGACGACGATCTCGAGGGCGCCAAGGCGCGCGAGTTCTGCCTGTCGCGCGGCCGCGAGGTGCGCGACTACCTCGTGAAGCAGGGCGTCGCGGCCGAGCGCATCACCGTGGTGGCGTTCGAGGACGCGCCGGCGCCGCGCCGCGCCGCGAAGGCGGAGGCCAAGCCCGACGCGAAACCCGACCCCAAGAAGGCCGGCAAGAGCGAGAAGGCGCGTAAGGGCAACCGCCGGGCCGTCACCCGCGTGACGGCCTGA